From Paenibacillus physcomitrellae, the proteins below share one genomic window:
- the mutT gene encoding 8-oxo-dGTP diphosphatase MutT: protein MIEVAAAIIENEQGQILIARRKKEKSQGGLWEFPGGKLEPDESVEACLKRELREEMNIEIQPYESFGVNEHDYGSVHIRLFAYKATFVRGEIVLVDHDRVEWVRPEELKTYEFAPADVKFVEMLMLERE, encoded by the coding sequence ATGATCGAAGTAGCCGCAGCCATCATTGAAAATGAACAAGGCCAAATATTAATTGCCAGACGTAAGAAAGAAAAATCCCAGGGTGGCCTGTGGGAGTTCCCCGGCGGTAAGCTGGAGCCTGATGAATCGGTTGAGGCATGTCTGAAGCGGGAGCTCCGGGAGGAAATGAACATTGAGATCCAGCCGTATGAATCGTTTGGCGTGAATGAACATGACTACGGATCGGTGCATATCCGATTGTTTGCGTATAAGGCGACCTTTGTCAGAGGAGAAATCGTACTCGTTGATCACGACCGTGTGGAATGGGTGCGTCCCGAAGAGTTGAAGACGTATGAGTTTGCTCCGGCGGACGTGAAGTTTGTGGAGATGTTAATGCTGGAGAGGGAATAG
- a CDS encoding LacI family DNA-binding transcriptional regulator: MNETKRMTLKEISRQIGISVATVDRVLNNRGNVKPETYRKVMEKLGELNYKPNKSASFLSRKKEISVAVVFPELPDYFWSQIEKGVEVATEELRDYGLRIELFKSEKYDMEKQKQVVQDIIDSKAFDAIAVSPNDSEEMAELIDRAMDEGIAVCTFNNDSPFSKRLFYVGCDYRIAGRLAADMLCKMTGPGAKFGLITSDASSIPSATTFQLQQKITGFREVVAEQRAQLTQLLKLKQEEYDQPGIFADLFAQVDAVYVTSAKLHIVARHLEQAGLTGKMPLIGHDMTEEIYEDLQRQLVSATICQDPVNQGYLAVKTLFDYLAYNEPIDLKEHITKLELVTRENARYYI, encoded by the coding sequence ATGAACGAGACGAAACGAATGACTTTAAAGGAAATTTCCCGGCAGATCGGCATTTCGGTTGCAACGGTGGACCGGGTTCTGAATAACCGGGGCAACGTGAAACCCGAGACGTACCGGAAAGTGATGGAGAAGCTGGGCGAACTGAATTACAAGCCGAACAAATCGGCGAGTTTCCTGTCGCGGAAGAAGGAGATTTCGGTCGCCGTCGTGTTCCCCGAGCTGCCGGATTATTTCTGGAGCCAGATTGAGAAAGGCGTAGAAGTGGCGACGGAGGAACTGCGCGATTACGGGCTGCGGATCGAGCTGTTCAAATCGGAGAAATACGATATGGAGAAGCAGAAGCAGGTGGTTCAGGATATTATCGACAGCAAGGCGTTTGACGCGATTGCGGTTTCGCCGAACGATTCGGAGGAAATGGCCGAGCTGATCGACCGCGCCATGGACGAAGGCATCGCGGTTTGTACCTTCAACAACGACTCGCCGTTCAGCAAACGGTTGTTTTATGTCGGCTGCGATTATCGGATTGCCGGCAGGCTCGCTGCGGATATGCTGTGCAAAATGACAGGGCCCGGAGCGAAGTTCGGTCTGATTACCTCGGACGCTTCTTCCATTCCTTCGGCCACTACGTTCCAGCTCCAGCAAAAAATCACCGGCTTCCGTGAAGTGGTCGCCGAACAGCGGGCGCAGCTGACCCAGCTGCTTAAACTGAAGCAGGAAGAATATGATCAGCCCGGCATATTCGCAGACTTGTTCGCCCAGGTGGATGCGGTTTATGTGACCAGCGCCAAGCTGCATATTGTTGCCAGACATTTGGAGCAGGCGGGCTTGACCGGAAAGATGCCGCTCATCGGTCATGATATGACGGAGGAAATCTATGAGGACCTGCAGCGGCAGCTTGTCTCGGCAACAATTTGCCAAGATCCGGTGAATCAGGGCTACCTGGCGGTCAAAACTCTTTTTGATTATCTTGCTTATAATGAACCTATTGATTTGAAGGAACATATCACCAAACTTGAGCTGGTGACCCGGGAGAACGCGAGATATTACATTTAA
- a CDS encoding sugar ABC transporter substrate-binding protein: MSHTRKMLSAVIAVLLLLTITACSGTGQADGGKQTITWWDTMTTEGSVNAINKIISEYEAVHPNVVIKRTYLSYNDIKTKLLLGSIGDKGPDILWIDSADHQTFAAAGVLADITDEVKAWGQADKYVKGPWSSTVYEGRNYGVPVGSNNLALFYNKDMLEQAGLKPPTNWEELQTAAAKLTKGNVFGFAMSAVKTEEGTFQFLPFLLQAGADVTDFDAPGTLKALTLLTDMVNKGYMSREIVTQKQADTATQFAAGKLAMMENGTWQIPFLDQNSKVNWGVVPLPADQQSATVLGGENWAISAASKHKETAFDIIQFANEPDRLKELLKTNGRLPSRGDLLQDPFWQSDERMKVFADSMLDSKARAYGPNYASISEAIQTMMQEAFTGAETPEAAQKKASAAIHKLLEEQQAD, translated from the coding sequence ATGAGCCATACAAGAAAGATGTTATCCGCCGTAATTGCGGTCCTTTTGCTGCTGACGATCACCGCTTGCTCCGGAACCGGCCAAGCGGACGGCGGGAAGCAGACGATTACCTGGTGGGATACGATGACAACGGAGGGCAGCGTGAATGCCATCAACAAGATTATTAGCGAATATGAGGCGGTCCATCCGAATGTCGTAATCAAACGGACTTATCTTTCCTACAACGATATCAAGACGAAGCTGCTGCTCGGTTCGATCGGCGACAAAGGGCCGGATATTTTGTGGATCGACAGCGCCGACCATCAAACCTTTGCCGCGGCGGGCGTGCTCGCCGATATTACGGACGAAGTGAAGGCCTGGGGGCAAGCCGATAAATACGTAAAAGGACCGTGGTCATCGACCGTTTATGAGGGCCGGAATTACGGGGTGCCGGTAGGCAGCAATAACCTGGCCCTTTTTTACAACAAAGATATGCTGGAGCAGGCCGGCCTGAAGCCGCCGACCAATTGGGAGGAACTGCAGACAGCGGCCGCCAAGCTGACGAAAGGCAATGTGTTTGGTTTTGCGATGAGTGCGGTCAAAACGGAGGAAGGTACGTTTCAATTTTTGCCGTTTCTGCTGCAGGCAGGAGCCGATGTTACGGACTTTGATGCACCGGGAACTTTGAAAGCGCTAACCCTGCTGACGGATATGGTCAACAAAGGGTATATGTCCCGGGAAATCGTGACCCAGAAGCAGGCGGATACTGCCACGCAGTTTGCTGCCGGGAAGCTGGCGATGATGGAGAACGGCACCTGGCAGATTCCGTTCCTCGATCAGAATTCGAAAGTGAACTGGGGCGTTGTGCCGCTGCCGGCCGATCAGCAGTCGGCTACCGTGCTTGGCGGCGAAAACTGGGCGATTTCCGCAGCCTCCAAACACAAAGAAACGGCGTTTGACATCATCCAGTTTGCCAACGAGCCGGACCGGCTGAAGGAGCTTTTGAAGACAAACGGACGGCTGCCGAGCCGAGGGGATCTGCTTCAAGATCCGTTTTGGCAGTCGGATGAAAGAATGAAGGTTTTTGCCGACAGCATGCTGGATTCCAAAGCGCGGGCTTACGGCCCGAATTATGCGAGCATTTCCGAAGCGATTCAAACGATGATGCAGGAAGCTTTTACCGGTGCTGAAACGCCGGAAGCCGCTCAGAAAAAGGCCAGCGCTGCCATTCATAAATTACTTGAGGAACAGCAGGCCGACTAA
- a CDS encoding carbohydrate ABC transporter permease, with amino-acid sequence MESKTVSTIPAGPTMPQANPRMRSGLFTAWTNYLFILPIVLFVLVFVLFPILYNVMLSFQDVNVYNFKKAHAFAGLENYIETFKDPVFYTALRNSVVFTVFSLFFQFGIGFAFALFFNRRFPGRNLMRSLMLLAWMLPVVISASVFQWMLNGDYGVVNYVLQWLGIIHEPHSWLSDNRTSLMSTIVANIWIGIPFNMIILLTGLQSMPEQLYEAAKLDGASRGMQFRKITLPLMKPTILILLMLGIINTFKVFDLIFIMTAGGPVNSSNVLPIYSYQLSFTKFEFSQGSAVSMVMFIILILLAIVYLNMTRKEEAQ; translated from the coding sequence ATGGAATCCAAAACGGTCTCAACGATCCCGGCTGGCCCAACGATGCCGCAGGCCAATCCCCGGATGCGATCCGGCTTGTTTACCGCGTGGACGAATTACCTATTCATTTTGCCGATCGTTTTGTTTGTGCTCGTGTTTGTGCTGTTCCCAATTCTGTATAATGTGATGCTGAGCTTTCAGGACGTGAACGTCTACAACTTCAAGAAAGCGCATGCCTTTGCCGGTTTGGAAAACTATATCGAAACGTTTAAAGATCCGGTGTTTTATACCGCTTTGCGGAACTCCGTTGTTTTTACGGTATTCAGTCTGTTTTTTCAGTTTGGCATCGGTTTTGCGTTTGCGTTGTTCTTCAACCGGAGGTTCCCCGGACGAAATCTGATGCGTTCGCTGATGCTGCTGGCCTGGATGCTGCCGGTCGTGATCAGCGCCTCGGTGTTCCAGTGGATGCTGAACGGCGACTATGGAGTCGTCAATTATGTGCTGCAGTGGCTGGGGATCATCCATGAACCGCACAGCTGGCTCAGCGATAACCGGACTTCGCTGATGTCCACGATCGTGGCCAATATCTGGATCGGCATTCCGTTTAATATGATCATTTTGCTGACCGGTCTGCAAAGCATGCCGGAGCAGCTGTACGAAGCCGCCAAGCTGGACGGGGCCAGCCGGGGGATGCAGTTCAGGAAGATTACGCTGCCCCTGATGAAACCAACGATTCTTATCCTGCTAATGCTCGGCATTATCAATACGTTTAAGGTGTTCGACCTGATCTTTATCATGACGGCGGGCGGCCCGGTCAACTCTTCCAATGTGCTGCCGATTTATTCGTACCAGCTGTCTTTTACGAAGTTTGAATTTAGTCAGGGTTCCGCCGTATCGATGGTGATGTTTATTATTCTGATCCTGCTGGCGATCGTTTACCTGAACATGACGCGGAAGGAGGAAGCCCAATAA
- a CDS encoding carbohydrate ABC transporter permease: MSTAYSRKTYLLTLISVILTALFLFPVYWMIKTSLTPITDLFSTPLKFGLANSTGQAYADNFIHNQDMLRYIGNSFIVAIGTMVLTLIFAVPGAYALARLNIRGKALIMILLLAIQMLPGITMAMPLFIMFSKVHLVDNYLGLILADMIHALPFAVLILRPSFMALPKGLEEAAAIDGCNKFTAFIRIMVPLVVPSMMTVAVFCFLFGWGDFVFALTLTTDDAVRPLTLGLYRFIGQYGTEWNNLMAVATIAALPIIIIFVALQRYVVGGIVSGSMKD; the protein is encoded by the coding sequence ATGAGTACCGCCTATTCCCGAAAAACATACCTGCTCACCCTCATTTCGGTGATCCTGACGGCGCTGTTCCTGTTCCCCGTCTATTGGATGATCAAAACGTCGCTCACCCCGATTACGGATTTGTTTTCGACGCCGCTGAAGTTCGGACTTGCGAATTCGACGGGGCAGGCTTACGCCGACAACTTCATTCACAACCAGGATATGCTCCGGTATATCGGCAACAGCTTTATCGTGGCGATCGGCACGATGGTGCTGACTTTGATTTTTGCGGTGCCGGGCGCTTACGCGCTGGCCAGGCTGAATATCAGAGGGAAAGCGCTGATCATGATTTTGCTGCTCGCGATCCAGATGCTGCCGGGCATTACGATGGCGATGCCGCTGTTTATCATGTTTTCCAAGGTGCATTTGGTAGACAATTATTTGGGACTTATTCTGGCGGATATGATTCACGCGCTGCCTTTTGCGGTCCTGATTCTGCGGCCTTCCTTTATGGCGCTGCCCAAAGGGCTTGAGGAAGCGGCGGCGATCGACGGCTGCAACAAGTTTACCGCTTTTATCCGCATCATGGTTCCGCTAGTCGTGCCGAGCATGATGACGGTCGCCGTGTTCTGCTTCCTGTTCGGGTGGGGGGACTTCGTGTTTGCGCTCACCTTGACGACCGACGACGCCGTCCGCCCGCTGACGCTGGGCCTGTACCGCTTCATCGGCCAATACGGGACCGAGTGGAACAACCTGATGGCGGTCGCCACGATTGCGGCGCTGCCGATTATTATCATTTTCGTCGCTCTGCAGCGTTATGTGGTCGGCGGAATTGTATCCGGTTCCATGAAGGATTGA
- the yicI gene encoding alpha-xylosidase — protein sequence MKFTDGYWHVRTGLNVLYPVEIRDVKLAEDAVTVYASTKKIEHKGSTLNTTLLTVRYSSPMKNVICVEYIHNDVDEAAPKFEVRQDPAAAVSVSKEGGIARLASGELSVNIDLMQGWQVDYRYGDRRLTGTGYKGPAYIKSLLGPEVYMREQLDLGIGEYIYGLGERFTPYLKNGQTVDMWNEDGGTSSEQAYKNIPFYLSNYGYGIFVDHPERVSYEVGSEIVSKVQFSVPGERLRYYIVGGDTLKDVLGNYTALTGKPALPPAWSFGLWLTTSFTTNYDEATVNSFVDGMLERDIPLHVFHFDCFWMKEFQWCDFKWDEDVFPDPQGMLERLKSKGLSICVWINPYIAQKSDLFQEGKQNGYLVKNPDGTVWQWDRWQSGMGLVDFTNPAAVRWYKDKLIELLRMGVDCFKTDFGERIPTDVVYHDGSDPVKMHNYYTFLYNKAVFEALEEVRGKNEAMVFARSSTAGGQQFPVHWGGDCSASYASMAETLRGGLSLGMSGFGFWSHDISGFERTATPDLYKRWSAFGLLSSHSRLHGNESYRVPWLFDEEAVDVLRYFTKLKCTLMPYLYGKAVEAVEAGLPVMRSMVLEFADDPNCAPLDLQYMLGDKLLVAPIFNNRGEGSYYLPRGHWTHLLTGEQREGGQWYAENYDYFSLPLFVRENTLLAVGQNEQRPDYDYADGVGLHLFELQDGASAETVVYSTKAERELQVNAERTGREIRITAQVQPQQGQGGGKPWYLVLRNVDEVESVTGASAEQTPQGLLLTPDETGDRAVIVRLK from the coding sequence ATGAAATTTACTGATGGTTATTGGCATGTCAGAACAGGCTTAAACGTATTATATCCGGTTGAAATCCGGGATGTGAAGCTGGCTGAGGATGCGGTGACGGTTTATGCCTCGACCAAAAAAATCGAACACAAAGGCTCAACCCTGAACACCACCTTGCTGACCGTCCGCTACAGCTCCCCGATGAAAAACGTCATCTGCGTCGAATACATCCATAATGACGTCGATGAAGCGGCTCCGAAATTCGAAGTCCGACAGGACCCGGCTGCAGCCGTATCCGTCAGCAAGGAGGGCGGCATTGCCCGCCTCGCCAGCGGCGAACTGAGCGTAAACATCGACCTGATGCAGGGCTGGCAGGTGGACTATCGTTACGGGGACCGGAGACTGACCGGCACGGGGTACAAAGGTCCGGCCTACATCAAATCTCTGCTTGGCCCGGAGGTCTACATGCGCGAGCAGCTTGATCTTGGGATCGGAGAATACATCTACGGGCTCGGCGAGCGTTTTACCCCTTACCTGAAGAACGGGCAGACGGTCGACATGTGGAACGAAGACGGCGGAACCTCCAGCGAGCAGGCTTATAAAAATATCCCGTTTTACCTGTCCAATTACGGATACGGTATTTTTGTGGACCACCCCGAAAGGGTTTCCTATGAAGTCGGCTCCGAAATCGTCTCCAAGGTGCAGTTCAGCGTTCCCGGCGAAAGGCTGAGATATTACATCGTCGGCGGGGATACGCTCAAGGACGTGCTCGGCAATTACACGGCGCTTACCGGCAAACCTGCGCTGCCGCCGGCCTGGTCGTTTGGGTTGTGGCTGACCACCTCGTTTACGACCAACTACGACGAAGCAACGGTCAACAGCTTTGTGGACGGGATGCTGGAGCGGGATATCCCGCTGCATGTGTTCCATTTCGACTGCTTCTGGATGAAGGAATTCCAGTGGTGCGACTTCAAGTGGGATGAGGATGTTTTTCCGGATCCGCAGGGCATGCTGGAACGGCTTAAAAGCAAAGGGCTTTCCATCTGCGTCTGGATCAATCCGTATATCGCCCAGAAGTCGGACCTGTTCCAGGAGGGCAAGCAGAACGGCTATCTGGTGAAAAATCCGGACGGCACCGTCTGGCAGTGGGACCGCTGGCAGTCGGGCATGGGCCTGGTCGACTTCACGAATCCGGCTGCGGTGCGCTGGTACAAAGACAAGCTGATCGAGCTTCTTCGGATGGGCGTCGACTGCTTCAAAACCGACTTCGGCGAACGGATCCCGACGGATGTCGTTTATCACGACGGCTCCGATCCCGTTAAAATGCACAACTATTATACGTTCCTGTACAACAAGGCGGTATTCGAAGCGCTGGAAGAAGTCCGCGGGAAAAACGAAGCGATGGTGTTCGCCCGTTCCTCCACCGCCGGCGGTCAGCAGTTCCCGGTTCACTGGGGCGGCGACTGCTCCGCGTCTTACGCCTCCATGGCGGAAACGCTGCGCGGCGGCTTGTCCCTCGGCATGAGCGGCTTCGGCTTCTGGAGCCACGACATCAGCGGGTTCGAGCGCACGGCGACGCCGGATCTGTACAAACGCTGGTCCGCGTTTGGTTTGCTGTCGTCCCACAGCCGGCTGCACGGGAACGAGTCGTACCGCGTGCCGTGGCTGTTCGACGAAGAGGCGGTGGATGTGCTTCGCTATTTCACCAAGCTGAAATGCACGTTAATGCCGTATCTGTACGGCAAAGCGGTGGAGGCGGTGGAAGCGGGGCTTCCGGTGATGCGCTCCATGGTGCTGGAGTTTGCGGACGATCCGAACTGCGCGCCGCTGGACCTGCAGTACATGCTTGGCGACAAGCTGCTGGTGGCGCCAATCTTCAACAACCGCGGCGAAGGCAGCTATTATTTGCCCCGGGGACACTGGACGCATCTGCTGACCGGCGAACAGCGGGAAGGGGGACAGTGGTATGCGGAGAATTACGATTATTTCAGCCTGCCGCTGTTTGTCCGCGAGAACACGCTGCTTGCTGTCGGGCAAAATGAACAGCGGCCGGATTATGATTATGCGGACGGCGTTGGCCTTCATCTGTTCGAGCTGCAGGACGGAGCTTCCGCAGAGACGGTCGTCTACAGCACCAAAGCCGAGCGGGAGCTTCAGGTAAATGCGGAAAGAACGGGCCGGGAAATCCGCATTACGGCGCAAGTGCAGCCGCAGCAGGGGCAAGGTGGCGGTAAGCCGTGGTATCTCGTCCTGAGAAACGTTGACGAGGTGGAGTCGGTCACCGGCGCTTCTGCCGAGCAAACGCCGCAAGGCCTGCTTTTGACGCCGGATGAAACGGGGGACAGAGCTGTGATCGTTCGGCTGAAATAG